A DNA window from Buttiauxella agrestis contains the following coding sequences:
- a CDS encoding lysoplasmalogenase yields MLWSFIAVFFSGWLYVDASYRGPTWQRWVFKPVTLLLLLLLAWQAPMFNATGYLIVAGLLATLLGDALTLLPTQRMLYAIGAFFLSHLLYTLYFASQMTFSFFWPLPLVLLVVGALLVAVIWTRLETFRWPIMTFIGMTLVMVWLAGELYFYLPTRPNFSAFSGATLLLLGNIVWLGSHYRRRFTGDSAIAAACYFAGHFMIVRALYI; encoded by the coding sequence ATGCTTTGGTCATTTATCGCAGTATTCTTCTCAGGCTGGCTGTACGTTGACGCCTCCTACCGTGGGCCAACCTGGCAACGCTGGGTGTTCAAGCCTGTCACCCTTTTGCTTTTATTACTGTTGGCCTGGCAAGCGCCCATGTTTAACGCAACGGGCTACTTGATTGTCGCCGGCCTGCTGGCAACGCTACTCGGCGATGCGCTCACATTGCTACCAACCCAGCGCATGCTGTACGCCATCGGGGCTTTTTTCCTCTCGCACCTGCTCTACACCCTCTATTTCGCCAGCCAGATGACATTCAGTTTCTTCTGGCCGCTACCGTTGGTTTTGCTGGTTGTAGGAGCCTTATTGGTTGCGGTTATCTGGACGCGTCTCGAAACGTTCCGCTGGCCGATTATGACGTTTATCGGCATGACGCTGGTGATGGTGTGGCTGGCAGGTGAGCTTTACTTTTACCTGCCGACGCGCCCAAATTTCTCGGCCTTTAGCGGCGCAACGCTGTTGCTGTTAGGCAATATTGTCTGGCTGGGAAGCCATTACCGCCGCCGCTTCACCGGCGACAGCGCCATCGCCGCAGCCTGCTATTTTGCCGGGCACTTTATGATTGTCCGCGCGTTGTATATCTGA
- the rsmD gene encoding 16S rRNA (guanine(966)-N(2))-methyltransferase, protein MKKPQSTGTGQIRIIGGQWRGRKLPVPDSPGLRPTTDRVRETLFNWLAPSMVDATVLDCFAGSGALGLEALSRYASRATLLEMDRNVSQQLQKNLVTLKAANAKVVNTNTLNFLAQPGEPHTIVFVDPPFRKGLLDETLALLESNGWLADEALIYVESEVENGMPALPASWSLHREKVAGQVAYRLFSREI, encoded by the coding sequence ATGAAAAAACCGCAATCTACTGGCACCGGCCAGATTCGCATTATTGGCGGCCAATGGCGCGGCCGTAAACTGCCTGTACCAGACAGCCCTGGCTTGCGTCCTACAACGGACAGAGTCCGTGAAACCCTGTTTAACTGGCTGGCGCCCTCAATGGTCGATGCCACCGTATTAGACTGCTTTGCCGGGAGCGGCGCATTAGGACTAGAAGCGTTATCGCGCTACGCCAGCCGTGCCACTTTGCTCGAGATGGATCGCAACGTTTCACAGCAATTGCAAAAAAACCTCGTCACGCTGAAAGCGGCTAACGCCAAGGTTGTGAACACCAACACGCTCAATTTCCTGGCGCAGCCCGGCGAGCCACACACCATTGTGTTTGTTGACCCTCCGTTCAGAAAAGGCTTGCTGGACGAGACGTTAGCGTTGCTTGAGAGCAATGGTTGGTTAGCAGACGAAGCGCTGATTTACGTTGAAAGCGAAGTAGAAAACGGGATGCCTGCGCTACCGGCAAGCTGGTCACTGCACCGTGAAAAAGTCGCAGGCCAGGTCGCTTACCGTTTATTTAGCCGCGAAATTTAA
- a CDS encoding DUF2500 domain-containing protein → MSKMPLFFIAVVAIIVVAASFRFVQQRRQNAENDAAPLMQRSVLVATKRETPNNDRRSRQRQVTPVEDTMRYEIWFRPQSGGLDLKMRVTAEQYHSMSVGDAGTLQYKGTRFVGFVPQ, encoded by the coding sequence ATGAGTAAAATGCCCCTTTTCTTCATCGCCGTTGTGGCGATTATCGTCGTGGCAGCGTCGTTCCGCTTTGTGCAGCAGCGCCGCCAGAATGCGGAAAATGATGCAGCACCTCTGATGCAACGAAGCGTGCTGGTGGCGACAAAACGTGAAACACCCAACAACGATCGGCGCTCGCGCCAACGCCAGGTGACGCCAGTTGAAGATACGATGCGTTATGAGATTTGGTTTCGCCCACAAAGTGGCGGGCTGGATCTGAAAATGCGTGTGACGGCTGAACAGTATCACTCGATGAGTGTCGGTGACGCGGGGACTTTGCAGTATAAGGGGACGCGGTTTGTAGGGTTCGTCCCCCAATGA
- a CDS encoding DUF1145 family protein translates to MLINIGRLLMLGVWAFLLLNIFHPFPRPLNIFVNVALIFTVLMHGMQLALLKSTQPKGSPPLSRAQQIKIFIFGVFELLVWQKKLRQGK, encoded by the coding sequence ATGTTGATCAATATCGGCCGCTTGCTCATGCTCGGCGTCTGGGCGTTTTTGTTACTGAATATTTTCCACCCGTTCCCGCGCCCACTAAATATCTTCGTTAACGTCGCGCTGATCTTCACCGTGTTGATGCACGGCATGCAGTTGGCGCTGCTAAAATCGACTCAGCCAAAAGGCAGCCCGCCGCTCAGTCGCGCTCAACAGATTAAAATTTTCATCTTTGGCGTATTTGAACTGCTGGTCTGGCAGAAGAAACTCCGCCAGGGCAAATAA
- the rpoH gene encoding RNA polymerase sigma factor RpoH — MTKEMQNLALAPVGNLESYIRAANSWPMLTAEEEKELAEKLHYQGDLEAAKRLILSHLRFVVHIARNYSGYGLPQADLIQEGNIGLMKAVRRFNPEVGVRLVSFAVHWIKAEIHEYVLRNWRIVKVATTKAQRKLFFNLRKTKQRLGWFNQDEVEMVANELGVSSKDVREMESRMAAQDMTFDMGNDDDSDSAPMAPVLFLQDKSSNFADGIEDDNWESHAADKLSDAMLGLDERSQDIIRARWLDEDNKSTLQELADRYGVSAERVRQLEKNAMKKLRMAIEA, encoded by the coding sequence ATGACCAAAGAAATGCAAAATTTAGCTTTAGCCCCTGTTGGTAACCTGGAATCTTATATTCGGGCCGCTAACTCCTGGCCGATGTTGACGGCTGAGGAAGAGAAGGAGCTTGCTGAAAAGCTGCATTACCAGGGCGATCTGGAAGCAGCGAAAAGGCTGATCCTGTCTCACCTGCGCTTTGTTGTTCATATCGCTCGTAATTACTCGGGCTATGGCTTGCCGCAGGCTGACTTGATTCAGGAAGGTAACATCGGCCTGATGAAAGCGGTGCGCCGCTTTAACCCGGAAGTGGGTGTCCGCTTGGTGTCCTTTGCTGTGCATTGGATCAAAGCTGAAATTCACGAATACGTTTTGCGTAACTGGCGTATTGTGAAAGTGGCAACCACTAAAGCACAACGTAAGTTGTTCTTTAACCTGCGTAAAACTAAGCAGCGTCTGGGTTGGTTCAACCAGGACGAAGTGGAAATGGTCGCCAACGAGCTGGGTGTTTCCAGCAAAGATGTCCGTGAGATGGAATCTCGCATGGCGGCGCAGGACATGACGTTCGACATGGGCAACGACGACGATTCAGACAGCGCGCCAATGGCTCCGGTGCTGTTCTTGCAGGATAAGTCTTCTAACTTTGCCGATGGCATTGAAGACGACAACTGGGAATCGCACGCGGCTGATAAACTCAGCGATGCCATGTTGGGGCTGGATGAACGCAGCCAGGATATTATCCGTGCCCGTTGGCTCGATGAAGACAACAAAAGCACGCTGCAAGAACTGGCCGACCGTTATGGCGTTTCTGCCGAGCGTGTGCGTCAGCTTGAAAAGAACGCGATGAAAAAACTGCGCATGGCCATCGAAGCGTAA
- a CDS encoding branched-chain amino acid ABC transporter substrate-binding protein: MNMKGKALLAGCIALAMSNAAFAKDIKVAVVGAMSGPVAQYGDQEFTGAEQAVADINAKGGIKGDKLVITKYDDACDPKQAVAVANKVVNDGIKYVIGHLCSSSTQPASDIYEDEGILMITPAATAPELTSRGYKLTMRTTGLDSDQGPTAAKYILDHVKPKNIAVIHDKQQYGEGLARSVQDNLKKGGANVVFFDGITAGEKDFSTLVARLKKESIDFVYYGGYHPEMGQILRQSRAAGLKTQFMGPEGVANVSLSNIAGESAEGLLVTKPKNYDQVPANKPVVDAIKAKKQDPSGAFVWTTYAALQSLAAGLNKSEEPAEIAKYLKGATVETVMGPLSWDEKGDLEGFEFGVFTWHANGTATDAK, translated from the coding sequence ATGAACATGAAGGGCAAAGCGTTATTGGCTGGTTGTATTGCACTTGCGATGAGCAACGCAGCATTTGCGAAGGATATCAAAGTAGCGGTAGTTGGGGCGATGTCTGGCCCGGTTGCTCAATATGGCGACCAGGAATTTACCGGTGCAGAACAAGCAGTTGCGGATATTAATGCCAAAGGCGGCATCAAAGGCGACAAACTGGTTATCACCAAATATGACGATGCTTGTGACCCGAAACAAGCCGTGGCGGTCGCCAACAAAGTGGTTAACGATGGCATCAAATACGTTATCGGCCACCTGTGTTCTTCTTCCACTCAGCCTGCGTCTGATATCTACGAAGACGAAGGTATTCTGATGATCACCCCTGCGGCTACAGCGCCTGAGCTGACTTCGCGCGGTTACAAATTAACAATGCGTACCACAGGACTGGACTCCGATCAGGGCCCAACGGCTGCGAAATATATCCTTGATCATGTGAAACCGAAAAACATCGCGGTGATTCATGACAAACAACAGTATGGCGAAGGCCTGGCGCGCTCCGTTCAGGACAACCTGAAAAAAGGCGGCGCTAACGTGGTGTTCTTTGACGGTATCACCGCAGGTGAGAAAGACTTCTCCACGCTGGTGGCACGTCTGAAGAAAGAGAGCATCGACTTCGTTTACTACGGTGGCTACCACCCTGAAATGGGCCAGATCCTGCGTCAGTCTCGTGCAGCAGGCCTGAAAACTCAGTTCATGGGTCCAGAAGGTGTAGCGAACGTTTCATTGTCTAACATTGCTGGCGAATCTGCTGAAGGCCTGTTAGTCACCAAACCGAAGAACTACGACCAGGTTCCTGCGAACAAACCGGTTGTAGATGCAATCAAGGCGAAGAAACAAGATCCAAGTGGCGCATTCGTATGGACAACTTACGCAGCACTGCAATCACTGGCGGCGGGTCTGAACAAGTCAGAAGAACCAGCTGAAATCGCTAAATACCTGAAAGGCGCAACGGTTGAAACTGTAATGGGTCCGTTGAGCTGGGATGAGAAGGGCGATCTGGAAGGCTTTGAGTTTGGCGTGTTTACCTGGCATGCCAACGGTACTGCGACCGACGCCAAATAA
- the panM gene encoding aspartate 1-decarboxylase autocleavage activator PanM: MKLTIIRLFECSAQDEIDLAKIWPEYSSASLTLSDTHRIYAAKFNERLLGAVRVTLAGHEATLDSLRVREITRRRGVGQYLVEEVIRDNPDITGWWMSDAGVEDRDVMTAFMQAVGFEVQSGGWKK; this comes from the coding sequence ATGAAACTCACCATCATTCGTCTGTTTGAGTGTAGTGCCCAGGATGAGATCGATCTCGCTAAGATCTGGCCGGAATATTCCAGCGCCTCGCTTACGCTTAGTGATACCCACAGAATTTACGCGGCAAAATTTAATGAGCGACTGCTCGGCGCGGTGCGCGTTACGCTTGCGGGCCATGAAGCCACGCTGGATTCGCTGCGGGTACGAGAAATCACCCGTCGCCGTGGCGTGGGGCAGTATCTGGTCGAAGAAGTGATTCGCGATAATCCTGACATCACCGGTTGGTGGATGAGCGATGCAGGCGTGGAAGACCGTGATGTGATGACGGCGTTTATGCAGGCGGTTGGGTTTGAAGTTCAGAGTGGTGGCTGGAAGAAGTGA
- the ftsE gene encoding cell division ATP-binding protein FtsE, with the protein MIRFEHVSKAYLGGRQALQGVTFHMQPGEMAFLTGHSGAGKSTLLKLICGIERPSAGKISFSGHDISRLKSREVPFLRRQIGMIFQDHHLLMDRTVYDNVAIPLIIAGASGEDIRRRVSAALDKVGLLDKAKSFPIQLSGGEQQRVGIARAVVNKPAVLLADEPTGNLDDALSEGILRLFEEFNRVGVTVLMATHDMGLISRRNYRMLTLSDGHLHGGLAGE; encoded by the coding sequence ATGATTCGCTTTGAACACGTTAGTAAGGCCTATCTCGGTGGGAGACAAGCGTTGCAGGGAGTCACCTTCCATATGCAACCTGGCGAGATGGCTTTTCTGACCGGTCACTCTGGAGCCGGGAAAAGTACCCTGCTTAAGCTTATCTGCGGTATTGAGCGGCCAAGTGCCGGAAAGATTTCGTTCAGCGGCCATGATATTAGCCGCCTCAAGAGCCGCGAAGTGCCGTTCCTGCGCCGTCAGATTGGTATGATCTTCCAGGATCACCATTTGTTGATGGACAGAACCGTTTACGACAACGTGGCGATCCCGCTGATCATCGCGGGTGCCAGCGGTGAAGACATTCGCCGCCGCGTGTCTGCGGCACTGGATAAAGTTGGCCTGCTCGATAAAGCGAAGAGTTTCCCTATTCAACTTTCAGGCGGCGAACAACAGCGCGTGGGCATTGCTCGTGCGGTGGTGAATAAGCCTGCGGTATTGCTGGCGGATGAACCGACCGGTAACCTTGATGATGCGCTCTCGGAAGGGATTCTGCGTCTGTTCGAGGAGTTTAACCGTGTGGGCGTAACGGTTCTGATGGCGACACACGATATGGGGCTGATTTCCCGCCGTAATTATCGCATGTTGACGTTAAGTGACGGCCATTTGCATGGAGGCCTGGCAGGTGAATAA
- the ftsX gene encoding permease-like cell division protein FtsX produces the protein MNKRSALNHIKRFSNKLDKINSLNKLGDLGRSVKKRGKGPQSKSKSLKGGVNEQFRYAWQGAVQDLRSKPLATFLTVMVIAISLTLPSVCYMVYKNVNQAATQYYPSPQITVYLDKALDDNAAQQVVGAIQAEEGVDKVNYLSRDEALGEFRNWSGFGGALDMLEENPLPAVAVVNPKLDFQTTDHLNTLRDRVARINGVDEVRMDDSWFARLASLTGLVGRVAAMIGVLMVAAVFLVIGNSVRLSIFARRDSINVQKLIGATDGFILRPFLYGGALLGFSGAFLSLILTEILVWRLSSAVTEVAQVFGTKFDLTGLGFDECLLLLLVSSMSGWLAAWIATVQHLRRFTPE, from the coding sequence GTGAATAAACGCAGCGCGCTCAATCACATAAAGCGCTTCAGCAACAAGCTGGATAAAATCAACTCGCTGAATAAGTTAGGGGATTTAGGTCGCTCGGTGAAAAAACGCGGCAAAGGGCCTCAATCGAAAAGCAAATCCCTCAAGGGCGGTGTGAACGAACAGTTCCGCTACGCCTGGCAGGGGGCTGTTCAAGATTTACGCAGCAAGCCTTTAGCCACTTTCCTGACGGTCATGGTTATCGCCATTTCTCTCACACTGCCAAGCGTGTGCTACATGGTTTACAAAAACGTAAATCAGGCCGCCACACAGTATTATCCTTCGCCGCAAATTACCGTTTATCTCGACAAAGCGCTGGATGACAACGCCGCGCAGCAAGTGGTGGGTGCGATTCAGGCAGAAGAGGGCGTCGATAAAGTTAACTATTTATCACGTGACGAAGCGCTGGGCGAATTCCGCAACTGGTCGGGCTTTGGCGGCGCGCTGGATATGTTGGAAGAGAACCCGTTGCCTGCGGTTGCCGTGGTGAATCCGAAACTGGATTTCCAGACCACAGATCACCTGAACACTCTGCGTGACCGTGTCGCTCGTATTAACGGTGTCGATGAAGTGCGCATGGATGACAGCTGGTTTGCGCGTCTTGCCTCGCTGACAGGTCTGGTAGGGCGTGTTGCTGCGATGATTGGCGTGCTGATGGTTGCCGCGGTGTTCCTGGTGATTGGTAACAGCGTGCGCCTGAGCATTTTTGCCCGCCGCGACTCCATCAACGTGCAGAAACTGATTGGTGCGACGGATGGATTCATTCTGCGCCCGTTCTTGTACGGCGGTGCGTTATTAGGCTTTAGCGGGGCGTTTTTATCGCTGATTTTGACCGAAATTCTGGTGTGGCGTTTGTCATCTGCTGTGACCGAAGTGGCGCAAGTATTTGGCACAAAATTCGATCTGACGGGCTTAGGTTTCGACGAATGCCTGCTGCTGCTGCTGGTTTCATCCATGAGCGGCTGGTTGGCTGCGTGGATAGCAACAGTACAACATTTACGTCGTTTTACCCCAGAGTAA
- the ftsY gene encoding signal recognition particle-docking protein FtsY — protein sequence MAKEKKRGFFSWLGFGQKEQASEQETEQKVAEEQPVAEEVVEQIIEAEQPQALEETAQPEEAKPEIQPEILTVEEPVALAKRDEPEVFAEEMVEVTEKLVESEVVAAEPEIIPEPEPEVTAQVAVEHEELLVPEDVVPEDVVAEAEPLPEEWQPEQEPVVAVVEQEVEVIEDVVVEERLEELAEELPVAAVIAEEVAEEQPAEEIQQEQERPTKEGFFARLKRSLVKTKQNLGSGFISLFRGKKIDDDLFEELEEQLLIADVGVETTRKIITNLTEGASRKDLRDAEALYGLLKEEMGEILAKVDEPLNVEGKTPFVILMVGVNGVGKTTTIGKLARQFQQEGKSVMLAAGDTFRAAAVEQLQVWGQRNNIPVIAQHTGADSASVIFDAIQAAKARNVDVLLADTAGRLQNKAHLMEELKKIVRVMKKLDEDAPHEVMLTLDASTGQNAISQAKLFHEAVGLTGITLTKLDGTAKGGVIFSVADQFGIPIRYIGVGERIEDLRPFNAGDFIEALFARED from the coding sequence ATGGCGAAAGAGAAAAAACGTGGCTTTTTTTCATGGCTAGGCTTTGGCCAGAAAGAGCAGGCTTCTGAACAAGAAACAGAACAAAAAGTAGCAGAAGAACAACCGGTTGCCGAAGAAGTTGTTGAGCAAATTATTGAAGCTGAACAACCGCAAGCGCTTGAAGAAACTGCACAACCAGAAGAAGCTAAGCCTGAAATCCAGCCAGAAATCCTGACTGTAGAAGAGCCTGTCGCGCTTGCTAAGCGCGATGAACCCGAAGTCTTCGCAGAAGAAATGGTCGAAGTCACCGAAAAGCTCGTTGAGAGCGAAGTGGTGGCGGCTGAACCGGAAATCATTCCAGAGCCAGAGCCAGAAGTTACCGCGCAAGTTGCTGTAGAACACGAAGAGCTGCTGGTTCCTGAAGACGTGGTTCCTGAAGACGTGGTTGCTGAAGCTGAACCGCTGCCAGAAGAGTGGCAGCCGGAACAAGAGCCTGTTGTTGCGGTAGTTGAGCAAGAAGTTGAAGTTATTGAAGATGTTGTCGTAGAAGAAAGACTAGAAGAACTTGCTGAAGAACTCCCGGTTGCTGCCGTTATCGCCGAAGAAGTGGCGGAAGAGCAGCCAGCAGAAGAAATCCAGCAGGAACAAGAGCGTCCAACCAAAGAAGGTTTCTTCGCACGCCTAAAACGCAGCCTGGTTAAAACGAAACAGAACCTCGGTTCCGGATTTATCAGTCTGTTCCGTGGCAAGAAAATCGACGATGATCTGTTTGAAGAACTTGAAGAGCAGTTGCTTATCGCCGATGTGGGCGTTGAAACAACGCGCAAAATCATCACCAATCTGACAGAAGGCGCGAGCCGTAAAGACCTGCGTGACGCGGAAGCGTTGTACGGTCTGCTGAAAGAAGAGATGGGCGAGATTCTGGCGAAAGTCGATGAGCCGCTGAATGTTGAAGGCAAAACGCCATTCGTTATTCTGATGGTTGGTGTCAACGGCGTGGGTAAAACCACCACTATCGGAAAACTGGCGCGTCAATTCCAGCAAGAAGGCAAATCTGTAATGCTGGCGGCGGGCGATACCTTCCGCGCGGCGGCAGTAGAACAATTGCAGGTCTGGGGCCAGCGCAACAATATTCCGGTTATCGCTCAACATACCGGTGCCGATTCTGCTTCCGTGATTTTTGATGCGATTCAGGCCGCGAAAGCGCGCAATGTCGATGTGCTTCTGGCCGATACCGCTGGGCGTTTGCAGAACAAAGCGCACCTGATGGAAGAGCTGAAGAAAATCGTTCGCGTAATGAAAAAGCTGGACGAAGATGCACCGCATGAGGTTATGCTCACCCTCGATGCCAGCACCGGGCAAAATGCGATTAGCCAGGCTAAATTATTCCATGAAGCCGTTGGATTGACAGGCATTACGCTCACCAAACTGGATGGGACAGCCAAAGGCGGCGTGATTTTCTCCGTTGCCGATCAGTTTGGTATTCCGATTCGCTACATTGGCGTCGGCGAGCGTATTGAGGACTTGCGTCCGTTTAATGCGGGCGATTTTATTGAGGCACTTTTTGCCCGAGAGGATTAA
- the zntA gene encoding Zn(II)/Cd(II)/Pb(II) translocating P-type ATPase ZntA: protein MLNSPKPPQFAKAKLSPLPIKTDACHGNDCCSEAVPPVETQTVTEPGERYSWLVDGMDCAACARKVENAVKQLADVQRVQVLFATQKLLVTAESDIRQDVEKAVKAAGYNLRNSTAPAPKTSSLRENLPLILLIVMMALSWGLEQFNHPFGNIAFIATTLVGLWPIARQAVRLMRSGNWFAIETLMSVAAIGALFIGATAEAAMVLLLFLIGERLESYAASRARRGVSALMALKPEVATRIRNDERETVAVGDLRPGDVIEVAAGGRLPADGRLLSPFASFDESALTGESIPVERQKDEKVPAGSTSVDRLVQLEVISEPGDSAIDRILRLIEEADERRAPIERFIDRFSRIYTPIIMAIALLAAVIPPLLFGQSWGEWIYKGLALLLIGCPCALVISTPAAITSGLAAAARRGALIKGGAALERLGRIQHIAFDKTGTLTAGKPQVTAIEVNGERLENDLLAVAAAVEQGSSHPLAQAIVREAQSRGLTLPETSANRALAGIGVEATINGETVLLSAPGKLAENVLDLQWQTRITELEAEGQTVIAAIQQGKLIGVLALRDTLRSDAKAAVAALHDIGVQSVMLTGDNPRAAAVIAQELGMDYRASLLPADKVSAVNELNARSPLAMVGDGINDAPAMKAATIGIAMGSGTDVALETADAALTHNRLTELAGMIGLARATHNNIRQNITIALGLKGIFLVTTLLGITGLWLAVLADSGATALVTANALRLLRRR, encoded by the coding sequence ATGCTCAACTCCCCAAAGCCACCGCAATTTGCTAAAGCAAAGCTCAGTCCGTTGCCGATAAAAACCGATGCCTGTCACGGTAACGACTGCTGTAGCGAAGCCGTACCTCCTGTGGAAACGCAAACCGTTACAGAGCCTGGCGAGCGTTATAGCTGGCTGGTCGATGGCATGGATTGCGCGGCCTGCGCTCGCAAAGTTGAAAACGCGGTGAAACAACTGGCCGATGTTCAGCGCGTCCAGGTATTGTTCGCCACGCAAAAGCTGCTGGTCACCGCCGAGAGTGATATCCGTCAGGATGTTGAAAAAGCGGTGAAAGCGGCAGGTTACAACCTGAGAAACAGCACCGCGCCCGCGCCAAAAACCTCTTCCCTGCGCGAAAATTTGCCGCTCATTCTGTTGATTGTGATGATGGCATTGAGCTGGGGTCTTGAGCAGTTTAACCACCCATTCGGCAATATCGCGTTTATCGCTACCACGCTGGTTGGCCTGTGGCCGATTGCCCGCCAGGCCGTGCGACTGATGCGCAGCGGCAACTGGTTTGCCATCGAAACGTTGATGAGCGTAGCCGCCATTGGTGCATTGTTTATTGGTGCGACAGCCGAAGCCGCGATGGTGCTGCTGCTGTTCTTAATTGGTGAACGCCTCGAATCTTACGCCGCCAGCCGCGCACGCCGTGGGGTAAGCGCACTGATGGCTCTTAAACCCGAAGTCGCCACGCGCATTCGTAATGACGAACGCGAAACTGTCGCGGTGGGCGATTTGCGCCCTGGCGATGTGATTGAAGTCGCAGCCGGTGGGCGTTTACCCGCCGATGGCCGCCTGTTATCTCCGTTTGCCAGTTTCGATGAAAGTGCGTTAACCGGGGAGTCGATTCCGGTCGAACGTCAGAAAGACGAAAAAGTCCCGGCGGGCAGCACCAGCGTCGACAGACTGGTTCAGCTCGAAGTCATTTCTGAACCGGGCGACAGCGCTATCGACCGCATCCTGCGTTTAATTGAGGAAGCTGACGAACGCCGCGCGCCAATTGAACGTTTCATTGACCGTTTCAGCCGGATATACACGCCGATTATTATGGCGATTGCGCTGCTTGCCGCTGTTATCCCGCCGCTGTTATTCGGGCAAAGCTGGGGCGAGTGGATCTACAAAGGGCTGGCGCTGTTACTGATTGGTTGCCCATGTGCACTGGTGATTTCTACTCCTGCGGCGATTACTTCCGGGCTTGCGGCAGCAGCACGCCGTGGCGCGTTAATTAAAGGCGGCGCGGCTCTTGAGCGTCTTGGCAGAATTCAGCATATCGCATTTGATAAAACCGGCACGCTGACCGCAGGCAAGCCGCAGGTAACGGCCATTGAAGTGAACGGCGAGCGGCTCGAAAACGACCTGCTGGCCGTCGCTGCCGCCGTCGAACAGGGGTCATCGCACCCGCTGGCGCAAGCGATTGTGCGTGAAGCACAAAGTCGCGGGCTGACGCTGCCTGAAACCAGCGCGAACCGGGCGCTGGCAGGCATTGGCGTAGAAGCCACCATCAACGGCGAAACCGTACTCCTGAGCGCACCGGGAAAACTCGCGGAAAATGTTCTCGATTTGCAGTGGCAGACACGCATCACCGAGCTTGAGGCCGAGGGTCAAACGGTCATTGCCGCAATTCAGCAAGGCAAATTAATCGGCGTTCTGGCCCTGCGCGATACTTTACGCAGCGACGCTAAGGCCGCCGTGGCAGCACTGCATGATATTGGCGTTCAGAGCGTGATGCTGACCGGTGATAACCCACGGGCTGCGGCTGTAATCGCTCAGGAGCTGGGGATGGATTACCGCGCCAGCTTATTGCCAGCCGATAAAGTCAGCGCGGTTAACGAACTCAACGCCCGCTCGCCACTGGCGATGGTTGGCGACGGCATCAACGATGCTCCGGCCATGAAAGCCGCAACTATCGGTATCGCTATGGGCAGTGGCACCGACGTGGCGCTCGAAACCGCCGATGCCGCGCTGACGCACAACCGCCTGACGGAACTGGCTGGCATGATTGGCCTTGCGCGCGCCACGCATAACAACATTCGCCAGAACATTACTATCGCGCTGGGGCTGAAAGGGATTTTCCTGGTGACAACATTACTGGGCATAACCGGTTTGTGGCTGGCGGTGTTAGCCGATTCCGGCGCGACCGCATTGGTTACAGCGAATGCGTTGCGGTTGCTGCGAAGACGTTAA